A region of Ictidomys tridecemlineatus isolate mIctTri1 chromosome 4, mIctTri1.hap1, whole genome shotgun sequence DNA encodes the following proteins:
- the LOC101954715 gene encoding olfactory receptor 5T7, translating to MKNVTEVAVFVLKGFTDNTELQIFFFLLFLAIYLFTLMGNLGLIVLVIGSSRLHNPMYYFLSVLSSIDACYSSVITPNMLVDFLSREKTISFGACAAQMFFAVTCGTTECFLLAAMAYDRYMAIYNPLLYSVSMSPRVYVPLILASCVGGILHAITHTTATFSLSFCGSNIINHIFCDIPPLLAISCSDTRPNQLLLFYFAGSIVICTILTILISYGFILLAILRIHSAEGKQKVFSTCSSHLTAVSISYGTAVFMYVRPTSNYALEHDMVVSIFYSIVIPMLNPLIYSLRNKDVKEAMWSVWKKNVYH from the coding sequence atgaagaatgtcactgaagTAGCTGTATTTGTGTTGAAGGGCTTCACTGACAATACTGAACTGCagatctttttcttcctcctgtttCTAGCAATTTACCTTTTCACCCTAATGGGAAATTTAGGACTGATTGTACTGGTCATTGGGAGTTCCCGGCTGCACAACCCAATGTACTATTTTCTGAGTGTACTGTCTTCCATAGATGCCTGCTATTCGTCTGTTATCACTCCAAATATGTTGGTAGACTTTTTGTCAAGGGAGAAAACCATTTCATTTGGTGCCTGTGCAGCCCAGATGTTTTTTGCTGTAACCTGTGGAACCACAGAGTGCTTTCTCTTGGCTGCCATGGCTTATGATCGCTATATGGCCATCTACAACCCACTTCTGTATTCAGTGAGCATGTCACCCAGGGTCTATGTGCCACTCATCTTGGCTTCCTGTGTTGGTGGAATTCTGCATGCTATAACACACACCACAGCCACTTTCAGCCTGTCCTTCTGTGGATCCAACATAATCAACCACATCTTCTGTGACATCCCTCCTCTCCTTGCAATTTCCTGTTCTGACACTCGCCCCAATCAGCTTCTGCTCTTCTATTTTGCTGGCTCTATTGTGATATGTACTATCCTAACCATCCTGATCTCCTATGGTTTCATTCTGTTGGCTATTCTGAGGATACACTCTGCTGAAGGGAAGCAGAAAGTCTTTTCTACGTGTAGCTCTCACCTAACTGCAGTGTCCATTTCTTATGGCACTGCAGTATTCATGTATGTGAGACCAACATCCAACTATGCTTTGGAGCATGACATGGTAGTGTCTATATTTTACTCCATTGTTATTCCCATGCTGAATCCTCTCATCTACAGTTTGAGAAACAAGGATGTAAAAGAAGCAATGTGGagtgtttggaaaaaaaatgtttatcattaa